A portion of the Acidisarcina polymorpha genome contains these proteins:
- a CDS encoding efflux RND transporter periplasmic adaptor subunit, which produces MSQPQQPRPAENPTPQEQPKSRRPKALSAGRAIVLLVVLVVLAGLLAGSGIITRIHARTNVADNTNALAAPSVIVNPPTQGQPQQEVVLPGNLEAYTDSPIYARTNGYLKKWYFDIGAHVRKGQLLADIESPEIDQQLAQAQADLATAQTNAGNAQTQSTRYQDLLKTDSVSKLDTDNFTTQANAASTTVKSALANVQRLQQLVGFEKVFAPFDGVVTARNTDIGQLINAGAGTGTPLTELFHLAASQTLRLYVNVPQIYSQNLKPGMTADLTFNEFPGRKFVGRLVRTSRQIDPTSRTLLVEFDVNNRTGELFPGAYTEVHFKTNSNAPSFIVPVSALMFRSEGLRVAVVAEDNKAKLVPVILGRDDGATVQVIHGLAADSRVIQDPPDSLIDGENVQIVKPANPSGGGAGAGGGQSAGAQGGKK; this is translated from the coding sequence ATGAGCCAGCCCCAGCAACCGCGCCCGGCAGAGAATCCAACTCCGCAAGAGCAGCCCAAGTCGCGCCGCCCCAAAGCGCTTTCCGCCGGACGCGCCATCGTGCTGCTGGTGGTTCTTGTCGTCCTTGCAGGGCTACTTGCGGGCTCCGGCATCATCACCCGCATCCATGCCCGAACCAACGTCGCTGACAATACCAATGCTCTCGCTGCCCCCTCGGTCATCGTCAATCCGCCCACTCAAGGCCAGCCTCAACAGGAGGTCGTCCTGCCCGGGAATCTGGAGGCCTACACCGACTCCCCAATTTATGCCCGTACCAACGGTTATCTAAAAAAGTGGTATTTCGATATTGGCGCACACGTCCGCAAGGGGCAGCTGCTCGCCGACATCGAGTCGCCTGAGATCGACCAGCAACTCGCTCAGGCCCAGGCTGATCTGGCTACCGCCCAAACCAATGCCGGAAATGCACAGACCCAGTCCACCCGGTATCAAGACTTGTTGAAGACCGATTCCGTATCCAAGCTGGATACCGACAACTTCACTACCCAGGCCAACGCCGCAAGTACCACCGTAAAGTCGGCCCTGGCCAACGTTCAGCGGTTGCAGCAGCTGGTCGGCTTTGAGAAAGTCTTTGCGCCCTTCGATGGGGTGGTCACTGCTAGGAATACGGACATTGGTCAATTGATCAATGCTGGAGCGGGCACCGGAACACCGTTAACCGAGCTTTTTCATCTCGCCGCCTCCCAGACCCTGCGCCTCTATGTCAACGTCCCTCAGATCTACTCTCAGAATTTAAAACCTGGGATGACCGCCGACCTCACCTTCAATGAATTTCCTGGCAGGAAGTTCGTCGGGCGGCTGGTTCGCACTTCGCGCCAGATCGACCCCACGTCGCGAACGTTGCTGGTCGAGTTCGACGTCAATAATCGCACCGGCGAACTCTTTCCCGGCGCTTATACCGAAGTTCACTTCAAAACCAATAGCAATGCGCCGTCCTTTATCGTCCCGGTCTCCGCGCTCATGTTTCGCTCCGAGGGCCTTCGCGTAGCGGTGGTCGCCGAAGACAATAAAGCGAAGCTGGTTCCCGTTATCCTAGGGCGCGACGATGGCGCCACCGTACAAGTCATCCACGGCCTTGCCGCCGATTCCCGAGTGATTCAGGACCCTCCCGACTCCCTCATCGACGGAGAAAACGTTCAGATCGTCAAGCCCGCTAATCCATCCGGCGGCGGTGCAGGAGCGGGTGGAGGACAATCCGCCGGCGCCCAGGGTGGAAAGAAATGA
- a CDS encoding efflux RND transporter permease subunit, whose translation MWIVRLALRRPYTFVVFAILLLILGPLSILSTPTDIFPNINIPVVSIVWNYTGFSPSDMSNRIVTITERTLTTTVNDIEHIESQSLNGVAVVKVYFQPTVQIANAVAQLTAVSQTALRTLPVGTTPPLIIQFNASSVPILQLGLSGQGLSEQQLNDFGLNFIRTQLATVEGAQIPYPYGGKQRQVQIDINLQALQAKGLSPSDVVNAVSAQNLILPAGTAKIDRFEYEVETNSAPTTITGLNDLPIRSVNGAMIYIHDVAHVRDGFPPQTNIVRVDGQRASLLTIQKTGSASTLDIIKNIFAKLPLIKSQLPPQLVITPLSDQSIFVRGAITGVVREAIIAACLTAIMILVFLGSWRSTLIIAVSIPLSIICSLLMLHALGETINIMTLGGLALAVGILVDDATVEIENINRNLEEGKEIEQAILDGAAQIAIPAFVSTLSICIVFVPMFFLTGVAKYLFVPLAEAVVFAMLASYLLSRTIVPTMAKYLLKEHDKNSEALKKNSRNPLVRGQQLFEHLFERLRNFYQTILELCIEHSAVFIVLFFVFCIGSFALLYPWLGQDFFPSSDSGQFKLHVRARTGTRIEETARLCDEVDDAIREEIPKAELHTIIDNIGLPYSGLNLSYSNSAPVGPADADIQVSLEEKHHPTDDYVQSLRASLPKRFPGVTFYTLPVDIVTQILNFGLPAPLDIQVIGTQQQMYADRELAERMMNEIKYIPGATDLRIQQPFDNPRFDVNVDRTKSQQIGLQQRDITNSLLVATSGSYQTTPTYWLNPANGVSYNIAVQSPQYNLDSLQDLNNIPLTAGSGAGAVGGGLNAPSPYQRGGTPVQILGNVSSFVRGQDLGTVSHFNIAPVIDIYGNVVNNDLASVDKRLEDIVDRYRKQLPRGSQLVVRGQVQTMKTSFIGLMAGLAFSILLVYLLIVINFQSWLDPFIIISALPSALAGIVWMLFITHTHISVPALTGSIMCMGVATANSILVVSFAREQLEVNVGDARQSALDSGFTRFRPVIMTALAMIIGMVPMALGLGDGGEQNAPLGRAVIGGLLFATVSTLLFVPTFFSVLHGRIEKKRREREARDPEPQIDKYEPTVGDIE comes from the coding sequence ATGTGGATTGTCCGCCTTGCCCTGCGACGGCCTTATACCTTCGTCGTATTCGCAATTCTTCTACTCATTCTCGGCCCGCTGTCGATTCTTTCCACGCCAACGGATATCTTCCCGAATATCAATATTCCGGTTGTCAGCATTGTCTGGAACTACACCGGCTTCTCGCCGTCGGACATGTCGAACCGCATTGTCACCATCACCGAACGAACCCTGACGACTACAGTGAACGACATCGAGCACATTGAGTCCCAGTCGCTCAACGGTGTCGCAGTCGTGAAGGTCTATTTTCAGCCGACCGTCCAGATCGCGAATGCGGTGGCCCAGCTTACTGCCGTCTCTCAGACCGCCTTGCGTACCCTTCCCGTTGGCACCACGCCACCACTGATCATCCAGTTCAATGCGTCGAGCGTTCCGATCCTGCAACTTGGTCTCTCCGGTCAGGGACTCTCCGAGCAGCAGCTCAACGATTTTGGCCTGAACTTCATCCGTACTCAACTAGCCACAGTCGAAGGCGCGCAGATCCCTTATCCGTACGGCGGCAAGCAGCGCCAGGTACAGATTGATATCAATCTTCAGGCGCTCCAGGCCAAAGGATTGTCGCCCTCCGATGTAGTCAATGCCGTGTCCGCACAGAACTTGATTCTGCCTGCCGGCACCGCCAAGATTGACCGCTTCGAGTATGAGGTCGAGACGAATAGCGCCCCTACGACCATCACCGGCTTGAACGATTTGCCCATCCGCTCAGTGAATGGGGCGATGATCTACATCCACGATGTCGCTCACGTTCGCGACGGCTTTCCACCGCAGACCAACATCGTCCGCGTCGATGGACAGCGCGCCTCGCTGCTTACCATTCAAAAGACTGGAAGCGCTTCGACGCTCGATATCATCAAGAACATCTTTGCGAAGTTGCCGCTCATCAAGTCGCAGCTTCCGCCGCAGCTGGTCATCACTCCGCTCTCTGACCAATCGATCTTCGTCCGCGGCGCCATCACCGGCGTCGTTCGCGAAGCGATAATCGCCGCCTGCCTGACGGCGATTATGATCCTGGTCTTCCTCGGCAGCTGGCGCAGTACGCTGATCATCGCCGTATCGATTCCACTCTCGATCATTTGCTCGCTGCTGATGCTTCACGCACTCGGGGAAACGATTAACATCATGACGCTTGGCGGCCTGGCGCTGGCTGTCGGCATACTGGTCGATGACGCCACGGTTGAGATCGAGAACATCAACCGAAACCTTGAAGAAGGCAAGGAGATTGAGCAGGCAATTCTAGATGGTGCGGCGCAGATTGCGATCCCCGCTTTCGTCTCGACGCTGTCAATTTGTATCGTCTTCGTGCCGATGTTCTTCTTAACCGGCGTGGCGAAGTATCTCTTCGTCCCGCTGGCTGAGGCGGTCGTCTTCGCCATGCTCGCCTCGTACTTGCTTTCGAGGACCATCGTGCCGACGATGGCCAAGTACCTGCTGAAGGAACACGACAAGAATTCAGAGGCGCTTAAGAAGAACAGCCGCAATCCGCTGGTTCGCGGTCAGCAGCTCTTCGAGCATCTTTTTGAAAGGCTGAGAAACTTCTACCAGACCATTCTCGAACTCTGTATCGAGCATTCCGCGGTCTTCATTGTCCTCTTCTTCGTCTTTTGCATCGGATCGTTTGCGCTGCTCTACCCCTGGCTCGGGCAGGATTTTTTCCCCTCGAGCGACAGCGGCCAATTCAAGCTTCACGTCCGCGCCCGGACGGGGACCCGTATTGAAGAGACCGCCCGGCTTTGCGATGAGGTCGATGACGCGATCCGCGAGGAGATCCCTAAGGCTGAACTGCACACCATCATCGACAACATCGGCTTACCTTATAGCGGTCTGAATTTGTCGTACAGCAACTCCGCTCCGGTGGGGCCGGCCGACGCCGACATCCAAGTCTCGCTTGAGGAGAAGCATCACCCCACGGACGATTATGTGCAGTCGCTGCGTGCCAGTCTGCCTAAGCGTTTCCCGGGCGTGACCTTTTACACGTTGCCCGTAGATATCGTGACTCAGATCCTTAACTTTGGTTTACCCGCGCCGCTCGACATCCAGGTCATCGGCACCCAGCAGCAGATGTACGCCGATCGCGAGCTGGCCGAGCGGATGATGAACGAGATCAAGTACATTCCCGGGGCCACTGACCTTCGCATCCAGCAGCCCTTCGACAATCCCAGATTTGATGTAAACGTCGACCGCACCAAGTCACAGCAGATTGGCCTGCAACAACGGGACATTACCAACAGCCTGCTGGTGGCCACCAGCGGCAGCTACCAAACCACGCCAACCTATTGGCTGAACCCGGCCAACGGCGTGAGCTACAACATCGCCGTGCAGTCGCCGCAGTACAACCTTGATTCTCTTCAAGACTTGAACAACATACCGCTCACCGCCGGCAGCGGAGCTGGCGCAGTCGGAGGAGGACTCAACGCACCCTCCCCATATCAGCGTGGCGGCACCCCTGTCCAAATCCTCGGCAACGTCTCCTCCTTCGTGCGGGGGCAGGACCTCGGCACGGTCAGCCATTTCAATATCGCTCCGGTGATCGATATTTACGGCAATGTCGTCAACAACGATCTTGCCAGCGTTGATAAGAGGCTGGAGGACATCGTCGACCGCTACCGGAAGCAACTGCCGCGCGGCTCCCAGCTTGTCGTGCGTGGACAGGTCCAGACGATGAAAACCTCTTTCATCGGATTGATGGCCGGCCTCGCGTTTTCGATCTTGCTCGTTTATCTGCTGATCGTCATCAACTTCCAGTCTTGGCTCGATCCCTTCATCATCATCTCCGCTCTTCCCTCGGCGTTGGCGGGGATCGTGTGGATGCTCTTCATCACCCACACCCACATCAGTGTTCCCGCTCTCACCGGCTCGATCATGTGCATGGGCGTCGCAACGGCAAACTCGATTCTGGTGGTGAGCTTCGCTCGCGAGCAACTGGAAGTCAACGTAGGCGATGCCCGGCAATCTGCGTTAGATTCGGGCTTCACTCGCTTTCGCCCGGTCATCATGACCGCACTTGCGATGATCATCGGCATGGTTCCGATGGCCCTCGGCCTGGGGGACGGCGGTGAGCAAAACGCGCCTTTGGGACGCGCAGTCATCGGTGGCCTGCTCTTTGCTACCGTCTCGACGTTGCTCTTTGTTCCAACCTTCTTCAGCGTGCTGCATGGACGCATCGAAAAGAAACGCCGGGAAAGGGAAGCCAGAGATCCCGAGCCGCAGATTGACAAGTATGAGCCAACCGTTGGAGACATCGAATAA
- a CDS encoding circularly permuted type 2 ATP-grasp protein has product MSTARPSGHLENPALAEYFLDHAFDEMFGEHGEIRPQYRELLEALTSIPRDELQRRKRSADVSFLTQGITFTVYGREEGTERIFPYDLLPRVITSAEWQHIERGLTQRITALNLFLHDIYNEGRILEQGFVPREIVYSCQHFRRQMRGLQVPRNVYIAVAGTDLLRLESGEFAVLEDNLRVPSGVSYMLTNRRIMKRTFPQLFRSYGVRPIEHYTQALLGTLKSLAPEGRPEPSIVLLTPGVYNSAYFEHTYLARQMGIELVEGRDLVIHDNVVYMRTTAGLKRVDVIYRRVDDDFIDPLSFRPDSILGVAGLFNAYRAGNVTLANAFGTGVADDKALYAYVPQIIKYYLGEDPVLNNVETFLMTDPVQRRHVLDNIGSLVVKAVGESGGYGMLIGPHSSKAQQEEFKRHIEANPRNYIAQPTLNFSRAPCLQEDGSIQPRHVDLRPYILFGDKVTIVPGGLTRVALRKGSLVVNSSQGGGSKDTWVLSY; this is encoded by the coding sequence ATGAGTACAGCAAGGCCTTCGGGGCACCTCGAAAATCCGGCATTAGCGGAATACTTTCTCGATCACGCCTTCGATGAGATGTTCGGCGAGCACGGGGAAATTCGCCCACAATACCGGGAGTTGCTCGAGGCGCTCACCTCGATTCCACGGGATGAATTGCAGCGGCGCAAGCGGTCCGCCGATGTTTCGTTCCTGACCCAGGGAATCACCTTCACGGTGTACGGCCGTGAAGAAGGTACGGAGCGCATCTTTCCCTATGATCTGCTGCCTCGAGTGATCACCAGCGCGGAATGGCAGCATATCGAAAGAGGGCTTACCCAGCGGATCACGGCGCTGAATTTGTTTCTGCACGATATCTACAATGAAGGCAGGATCCTCGAACAGGGCTTCGTTCCTCGGGAGATCGTTTACAGCTGTCAGCATTTCCGCCGGCAGATGCGCGGGCTTCAGGTTCCGCGCAACGTCTACATCGCGGTCGCCGGCACCGACCTGCTGCGCCTCGAGAGCGGCGAATTCGCGGTGCTGGAGGACAATCTGCGGGTCCCGAGCGGCGTCTCGTACATGCTCACCAACCGGCGAATCATGAAGAGGACGTTTCCGCAACTCTTTCGCTCCTATGGCGTCCGGCCGATCGAGCACTATACGCAGGCGCTGCTGGGTACGCTGAAGTCGCTGGCGCCGGAGGGTCGCCCCGAGCCTTCCATCGTGCTGCTGACGCCCGGCGTATACAACTCGGCATATTTTGAACACACCTATCTTGCCCGGCAGATGGGAATCGAACTGGTGGAAGGCCGCGATCTGGTCATTCACGACAACGTGGTCTATATGCGGACCACGGCTGGGCTCAAGCGGGTCGATGTGATCTATCGCCGGGTCGACGACGACTTCATCGATCCATTGTCGTTTCGCCCCGACTCGATCCTGGGGGTGGCCGGATTGTTCAACGCCTACCGCGCCGGCAACGTGACGCTGGCGAATGCTTTCGGGACCGGGGTTGCAGACGACAAGGCGCTCTATGCCTATGTGCCGCAGATCATCAAGTATTACCTGGGAGAAGATCCGGTGTTGAACAATGTCGAGACGTTTCTGATGACCGATCCGGTGCAGCGCCGTCATGTGCTCGACAATATCGGCAGCCTGGTGGTGAAGGCAGTGGGCGAATCGGGCGGCTACGGAATGTTGATCGGGCCGCATAGTTCCAAGGCCCAGCAGGAGGAGTTTAAGCGGCATATCGAGGCCAACCCGCGCAACTATATTGCCCAGCCGACGCTCAATTTTTCCCGCGCCCCTTGTTTGCAGGAGGACGGCAGCATCCAGCCTCGGCATGTGGATCTTCGGCCTTATATTCTGTTTGGCGACAAGGTGACGATTGTTCCCGGAGGGCTGACCAGGGTCGCGCTGCGAAAGGGCTCGCTGGTGGTGAATTCGTCGCAAGGCGGAGGAAGCAAGGACACATGGGTTTTGAGCTATTGA